From the Deltaproteobacteria bacterium genome, one window contains:
- a CDS encoding DUF2062 domain-containing protein: MCFTSKKGNNKNHPVEKTRRRFRLIYLKALRLDDPPHAIATGAAIGVFMGILPTFGLGIILAVVIAALVKANKASAVLGSLIMNPLTTPLFWTLSAFVGSLVFWEDSSAILERLRGGALMDGLGWAGLVYMTGNIIVSTVFSVLTYWLLKKAVERHRARKAARRTAKAARRKTHLRLVK; this comes from the coding sequence ATGTGTTTTACCAGCAAAAAGGGAAACAACAAGAACCACCCGGTGGAGAAGACGAGGCGGCGTTTCAGGCTCATCTACCTGAAGGCGCTGCGCCTCGACGACCCGCCGCACGCCATCGCCACGGGCGCCGCCATCGGTGTCTTCATGGGCATACTCCCCACCTTCGGCCTCGGCATAATACTGGCCGTCGTCATCGCCGCCCTCGTGAAGGCCAACAAGGCGTCGGCAGTGCTCGGCAGCCTCATCATGAACCCCCTGACGACACCGCTCTTCTGGACGCTGAGCGCCTTCGTGGGGAGCCTCGTCTTCTGGGAGGACAGCTCCGCCATACTGGAGAGACTCCGGGGCGGCGCTCTCATGGACGGACTCGGCTGGGCCGGTCTCGTCTACATGACTGGAAATATCATCGTCTCCACCGTCTTCTCGGTCCTCACCTACTGGCTCCTGAAGAAGGCCGTCGAACGCCACCGCGCCAGGAAGGCCGCAAGGCGCACCGCAAAGGCGGCCCGCCGCAAAACACACCTCAGACTCGTCAAGTAG